In one window of Scyliorhinus canicula chromosome 17, sScyCan1.1, whole genome shotgun sequence DNA:
- the LOC119952220 gene encoding gastrula zinc finger protein XlCGF49.1-like: MWSSNPEKHKDTHTMEKPWKCGDCGKGFRSPSKLETHRRSHNGERPYTCPECRKGFSSASHPRTHQRVHTGKRPFTCIECGKGFTQSSSLQTHQRVHTGERPFTCSVCGKQFTQLSSLLKHNVAHSNERPFKCSECKSAFKSSQVLMEHQRIHTEERPFSCSHCTKRFRMSSSLWRHQKVHTGERPFSCTICGKRFIQLTHLQKHQRVHTGEKPFTC, from the coding sequence ATGTGGTCTTCGAACCCTGAGAAACATAAGGACACccacaccatggagaaaccgtggaaatgtggggactgtggaaagGGCTTCAGATCCCCATCAAAGCTGGAAACACATCGCCGCAGTCACaatggggagagaccgtacacctGCCCTgagtgtaggaagggattcagttCTGCAAGCCACCCGAGgacgcaccagcgagttcacacagggaaGAGACCTTTCACCTGcattgaatgtgggaagggattcactcagtcatccagcctgcagacacaccagcgagttcacaccggggagaggccattcacctgctctgtatgTGGGAAACAATTCACCCAGTTATCTAGCCTGCTGAAACACAATGTCGCCCACAGtaatgagagaccctttaaatgctctgaatGTAAGAGTGCTTTCAAAAGCTCTCAGGTACTGATGGagcaccagcgcattcacactgaggagagaccgttcagctgctcccACTGCACAAAGAGGTTTAGAATGTCATCCAGCCTGTGGAGACATCagaaagttcacactggggagaggccattcagctgcactatttgtgggaagagattcattcaGTTAACGcatctgcagaaacaccagcgagttcacactggggagaagcctttcacctgc